The Kitasatospora setae KM-6054 genome contains a region encoding:
- a CDS encoding serine/threonine-protein kinase, with product MDQLTAHDPRRIGPFEVLARLGAGGMGLVYLARSASGRRVAIKTVRSELAEDNLFRVRFAREIAAAKTVGGFYTAAVVDADADAAVPWLATAYVPAPSLEDLVNDCGPLPADAVRWLTAGIAEALQSIHAAGLVHRDLKPSNVLVVEDGPRVIDFGIAAGVSSTRLTMTNVAVGTPAYMSPEQARDSRSVTGASDVFSLGSLVVFCATGHPPYRGANPVETVFQLLRDQPDLSGLPAELVDLVRACMRPAAEHRPTPAQIQAELAPHLFSREDASGEAGDWLPPAALDLIEAKRSSRRPVAAQQPARPPAQPQPQSGLQAPPPSQRQVELPAQPVGPPPLPPVPVAARAAGAGPVSESEIATERVRPHRRPEPGGPGGPDGEIRLSGAQVPIGPGPRAEPAAPVPAPAGTDWVRRSPAPSAAPPQPAARWRPWRFRMSNDVWGTPVVADGTLFASSFEVHALDIGSGERRWKTRDVAWALAVDGGRVHAADGPHLYTVDAADGTERWRHSLDGWVYALDAADGVLCCGVRGGGVQLRAAATGAELWRTDDAQQEYENPQSGPALIAGAAYYQGGGRLHCVDPLGGGVRWAVPLGGEVPSRPVERGGVLYVTSGQRVHALDAATGAERWRFDAPVVLFTPPAVDGRAVYVADYLGTLYALDAATGRGLWRAATAARQGAEPAVVADGTVLLGSGDTLFAFEAAGGRERWRYTTRGELVGSPAVAEGLVHLGSRDQSLHTLELATGRLRWELGTKGELTGSPVAVGGRVFVGSKDRCVYALDSFYGTAVPQ from the coding sequence GTGGACCAGCTGACGGCGCACGATCCGAGGCGGATCGGGCCCTTCGAAGTGCTGGCCCGGCTCGGCGCGGGCGGCATGGGCCTGGTGTACCTGGCCCGGTCGGCCTCGGGGCGCCGGGTGGCCATCAAGACCGTCCGCAGCGAGCTGGCCGAGGACAACCTGTTCCGGGTCCGCTTCGCCCGCGAGATCGCCGCGGCCAAGACGGTCGGCGGCTTCTACACCGCCGCCGTGGTGGACGCGGACGCCGACGCGGCCGTCCCGTGGCTGGCCACCGCGTACGTGCCCGCGCCCTCGCTGGAGGACCTGGTCAACGACTGCGGGCCGCTGCCCGCCGACGCGGTGCGCTGGCTGACCGCGGGCATCGCCGAGGCGCTGCAGTCCATCCACGCGGCCGGGCTGGTGCACCGGGACCTCAAGCCGTCCAACGTGCTGGTGGTCGAGGACGGGCCGCGGGTGATCGACTTCGGCATCGCCGCCGGGGTCTCCAGCACCCGGCTGACCATGACCAACGTCGCGGTCGGCACGCCCGCCTACATGTCGCCCGAGCAGGCCCGCGACAGCCGCAGCGTGACCGGCGCCAGCGACGTGTTCTCGCTCGGCTCGCTGGTGGTGTTCTGCGCCACCGGGCACCCGCCGTACCGCGGCGCCAACCCGGTCGAGACGGTGTTCCAGCTGCTGCGCGACCAGCCCGACCTGTCCGGGCTGCCGGCCGAGCTGGTCGACCTGGTGCGGGCCTGCATGCGGCCCGCCGCCGAGCACCGGCCGACTCCCGCCCAGATCCAGGCCGAGCTGGCCCCGCACCTGTTCTCCCGGGAGGACGCCTCCGGCGAGGCCGGCGACTGGCTGCCGCCCGCCGCGCTCGACCTGATCGAGGCCAAGCGCAGCAGCAGGCGCCCCGTCGCCGCCCAGCAGCCGGCCCGCCCGCCGGCGCAGCCGCAGCCGCAGTCGGGGCTCCAGGCCCCGCCGCCGTCCCAGCGGCAGGTCGAGCTGCCGGCCCAGCCGGTCGGGCCGCCGCCGCTGCCGCCGGTGCCGGTCGCGGCCCGGGCCGCCGGGGCCGGGCCGGTCTCCGAGTCCGAGATCGCCACCGAGCGGGTCCGTCCGCACCGCCGCCCGGAGCCCGGCGGCCCCGGGGGCCCGGACGGCGAGATCCGGCTGTCCGGGGCGCAGGTGCCGATAGGCCCCGGGCCGCGGGCGGAGCCCGCCGCGCCCGTGCCCGCCCCGGCCGGCACCGACTGGGTGCGCCGCAGCCCGGCCCCGTCCGCCGCCCCGCCGCAGCCCGCGGCCCGCTGGCGGCCCTGGCGGTTCCGGATGTCGAACGACGTGTGGGGCACCCCGGTGGTCGCCGACGGCACGCTGTTCGCCTCCAGCTTCGAGGTGCACGCGCTGGACATCGGCTCCGGCGAGCGCCGCTGGAAGACCCGGGACGTGGCCTGGGCGCTGGCCGTGGACGGCGGCCGGGTGCACGCCGCCGACGGCCCGCACCTGTACACGGTGGACGCCGCCGACGGCACCGAGCGCTGGCGCCACTCGCTGGACGGCTGGGTGTACGCGCTGGACGCCGCCGACGGCGTGCTCTGCTGCGGCGTGCGCGGCGGCGGCGTGCAGCTGCGCGCGGCGGCCACCGGCGCCGAGCTGTGGCGGACCGACGACGCCCAGCAGGAGTACGAGAACCCGCAGTCCGGGCCGGCGCTGATCGCCGGCGCCGCCTACTACCAGGGCGGCGGCCGGCTGCACTGCGTGGACCCGCTGGGCGGCGGGGTGCGCTGGGCGGTGCCGCTGGGCGGCGAGGTGCCGTCCCGCCCGGTCGAGCGCGGCGGCGTGCTGTACGTGACGTCCGGTCAGCGGGTGCACGCGCTGGACGCGGCCACCGGCGCCGAGCGCTGGCGGTTCGACGCGCCGGTGGTGCTGTTCACCCCGCCCGCGGTGGACGGCCGCGCGGTGTACGTCGCCGACTACCTCGGCACCCTGTACGCGCTGGACGCCGCCACCGGCCGCGGCCTGTGGCGGGCCGCCACCGCCGCCCGGCAGGGCGCCGAGCCGGCCGTGGTCGCCGACGGGACGGTACTGCTGGGCTCCGGCGACACGCTGTTCGCCTTCGAGGCGGCCGGCGGCCGGGAGCGCTGGCGCTACACCACCCGGGGCGAGCTGGTCGGATCCCCGGCGGTCGCCGAGGGCCTGGTCCACCTGGGCAGCCGCGACCAGTCGCTGCACACCCTGGAGCTGGCCACCGGCCGGCTGCGCTGGGAGCTGGGCACCAAGGGCGAGCTGACCGGCTCCCCGGTGGCGGTCGGCGGCCGGGTGTTCGTCGGCTCCAAGGACCGCTGCGTGTACGCGCTGGACTCCTTCTACGGCACCGCCGTCCCGCAGTAG
- a CDS encoding TetR family transcriptional regulator, producing MTGQVRTVDGRVAGRRGQETRQKLLDCLREMLSTSPYRDVKVIDVARMAGTSPATFYQYFPDVEGAVLEIAEEMAEDSGGLKELVDGKSWAGKTGFTTSEELVDGFLAFWRKNDAILRVVTLGAAEGDKRFFKIRMKVLNSVAGPLTEAVRNNQGKTDKTVEPAAIAGALVSLLASAAEHGKAFTSWGVKVKDLKPNLALQVYLGVTGKKPPK from the coding sequence ATGACAGGACAAGTTCGCACCGTCGACGGTCGCGTCGCCGGGCGGCGCGGACAGGAGACGCGGCAGAAGCTGCTCGACTGCCTCCGCGAGATGCTCAGCACGTCGCCGTACCGGGACGTCAAGGTCATCGACGTCGCCCGTATGGCGGGAACCTCCCCCGCGACCTTCTACCAGTACTTCCCGGATGTCGAGGGCGCAGTCCTTGAGATCGCCGAGGAAATGGCCGAGGACAGCGGCGGGCTCAAAGAGCTCGTCGATGGAAAGTCCTGGGCGGGAAAGACCGGCTTCACCACTTCCGAAGAACTGGTGGACGGATTCCTCGCCTTCTGGCGCAAGAATGACGCCATTCTCCGAGTGGTCACACTCGGTGCCGCGGAAGGGGACAAGCGGTTCTTCAAGATCCGCATGAAGGTCCTCAACTCGGTGGCCGGCCCGCTCACCGAAGCCGTGCGCAACAATCAGGGCAAGACCGACAAGACGGTCGAACCGGCGGCGATCGCCGGCGCCCTGGTGTCGCTGCTCGCCTCGGCCGCCGAGCACGGCAAGGCGTTCACCTCGTGGGGCGTGAAGGTCAAGGACCTCAAGCCCAACCTGGCGCTCCAGGTGTACCTGGGAGTCACCGGAAAGAAGCCGCCGAAGTAA
- a CDS encoding beta-ketoacyl-ACP synthase III, with protein sequence MTASRIVALGHHQPSKVLGNDELSAMVDTDDEWIRSRVGIRTRHIAQEETLVDLAVAAAEKALAHAGVTPDQVDLVAVATCTAVERSPNTAAAVAARLGIPAPAAYELNTACSGFSYALATADHAIRAGAATRALVVGVERMSDIIDWTDRTTCVIFGDGAGAAVLEAVPDEQAGIGPVVWGSEPEKGEAVAISGWKPVISQQGQTVFRWATTQVAPLARKACEKAGIEPSELRGFVAHQANLRIIDAIAGKLGLAEDAVVARDVVDSGNTSAASIPLALSKLVERGELHSGDPVLLFGFGGGLAYAGQVVRCP encoded by the coding sequence ATGACCGCCTCCCGCATCGTGGCGCTTGGCCACCACCAGCCGTCGAAGGTCCTCGGCAACGACGAGCTCTCGGCGATGGTCGACACCGACGACGAGTGGATCCGCTCCCGGGTCGGCATCCGCACCCGGCACATCGCGCAGGAGGAGACCCTGGTCGACCTCGCGGTCGCCGCCGCCGAGAAGGCCCTCGCCCACGCGGGCGTGACGCCCGACCAGGTCGACCTGGTCGCCGTCGCCACCTGCACCGCGGTCGAGCGCAGCCCCAACACCGCCGCCGCCGTCGCCGCCCGCCTCGGCATCCCCGCCCCCGCCGCGTACGAGCTGAACACCGCCTGCTCGGGCTTCTCGTACGCGCTGGCCACCGCCGACCACGCGATCCGGGCCGGCGCGGCCACCCGGGCGCTGGTGGTCGGCGTGGAGCGGATGTCCGACATCATCGACTGGACCGACCGCACCACCTGCGTGATCTTCGGCGACGGCGCGGGCGCCGCCGTGCTGGAGGCGGTCCCCGACGAGCAGGCCGGCATCGGCCCGGTGGTGTGGGGCTCCGAGCCGGAGAAGGGCGAGGCGGTCGCGATCAGCGGCTGGAAGCCGGTCATCAGCCAGCAGGGCCAGACCGTGTTCCGCTGGGCCACCACCCAGGTCGCCCCGCTGGCCCGGAAGGCCTGCGAGAAGGCCGGCATCGAGCCGTCCGAGCTGCGCGGCTTCGTCGCCCACCAGGCCAACCTGCGGATCATCGACGCCATCGCCGGCAAGCTCGGCCTGGCCGAGGACGCGGTGGTCGCCCGCGACGTGGTCGACTCCGGCAACACCTCCGCCGCCTCGATCCCGCTCGCCCTCTCCAAGCTGGTCGAGCGCGGCGAGCTGCACAGCGGCGACCCGGTGCTGCTGTTCGGCTTCGGCGGCGGCCTGGCCTACGCCGGGCAGGTCGTGCGCTGCCCCTGA
- a CDS encoding L,D-transpeptidase family protein, translating into MSGSHRSASHRRPAAAPSDRDEAGQPQGRAAARRSRRKPKARRARKFTVGTATLLALAAGWFTVGPGRNFQDATASAAPDREPEVVPMQAAEAQHTEAPAADRSDRDKITSIPGIGADWMSKVPAGTRQLLVASGKDKDSSDNTVTLWTRGDDGSWQAGQAWPAHNAYKGWTADHRSGDLRSPIGLFSLTDAGGRKADPGSKLPYDENKKFVMSGRGFNNEPLAGSFDYVVAINYNRVEGTSPLDTTYPQGAAKGGGIWLHLDHGGPTHGCVSLTEDHMVELIRTLDPALHPMILMGDAPALAA; encoded by the coding sequence ATGTCCGGTTCCCATCGTTCCGCCTCGCACCGCCGTCCGGCCGCCGCGCCGTCCGACCGGGACGAGGCCGGGCAGCCCCAGGGCCGAGCCGCCGCCCGCCGCAGCCGCCGCAAGCCGAAGGCGCGCCGGGCCCGCAAGTTCACCGTCGGCACCGCGACCCTGCTGGCCCTCGCGGCCGGCTGGTTCACCGTCGGCCCCGGCCGGAACTTCCAGGACGCCACCGCCAGCGCGGCCCCCGACCGGGAGCCCGAGGTCGTCCCGATGCAGGCCGCCGAGGCCCAGCACACCGAGGCGCCCGCCGCGGACCGCTCCGACCGGGACAAGATCACCAGCATCCCGGGCATCGGCGCCGACTGGATGTCCAAGGTCCCGGCCGGCACCCGCCAGCTGCTGGTCGCCAGCGGCAAGGACAAGGACTCCTCCGACAACACCGTCACGCTGTGGACCCGCGGCGACGACGGCAGCTGGCAGGCCGGCCAGGCCTGGCCGGCCCACAACGCCTACAAGGGCTGGACCGCCGACCACCGCTCCGGCGACCTGCGCAGCCCGATCGGCCTGTTCTCGCTCACCGACGCGGGCGGCCGCAAGGCCGACCCCGGCTCCAAGCTCCCGTACGACGAGAACAAGAAGTTCGTGATGTCCGGGCGCGGCTTCAACAACGAGCCGCTGGCCGGCTCCTTCGACTACGTGGTCGCGATCAACTACAACCGGGTCGAGGGCACCTCCCCGCTGGACACCACCTACCCGCAGGGCGCCGCCAAGGGCGGCGGCATCTGGCTGCACCTCGACCACGGCGGCCCCACCCACGGCTGCGTCTCGCTCACCGAGGACCACATGGTCGAGCTGATCCGGACCCTCGACCCGGCGCTGCACCCGATGATCCTGATGGGCGACGCCCCCGCGCTGGCCGCCTGA
- the mqnE gene encoding aminofutalosine synthase MqnE yields MDAGLKRELEAKVYAGERLTREDGIALYESDDLAWLGGLAHHVRTRKNGDVVHFNVNRHLNMTNVCSASCAYCSFQRKPGEKDAYTMRIEEAVRLAKAMESESLTELHIVNGLHPTLPWRYYPRSLKELKAALPNVSLKAFTATEIHWFERISGLSASEILDELIEAGLESLTGGGAEIFDWEVRQHIVDHDTHWEDWSRIHRLAHEKGLKTPATMLYGHIEEPRHRVDHVLRLRELQDETGGFQVFIPLRYQHDFHDSKDGKVRNRLMARTEMATGAEALKTFAVSRLLFDNVPHVKVFWVMHGVTTAQLALSHGADDMDGSVVEYKITHDADNFGTPNKLGRDDLLGLIRDAGFRPVERNTRYEIIREYDGPDLNRRETPQAMRL; encoded by the coding sequence ATGGACGCAGGGCTCAAGCGCGAGCTGGAGGCGAAGGTCTACGCCGGTGAGCGGCTGACCCGCGAGGACGGGATCGCGCTCTACGAGAGCGACGACCTGGCCTGGCTGGGCGGCCTGGCGCACCACGTGCGGACGCGGAAGAACGGCGACGTCGTCCACTTCAACGTCAACCGCCACCTGAACATGACCAACGTCTGCAGCGCCTCCTGCGCGTACTGCTCGTTCCAGCGCAAGCCGGGCGAGAAGGACGCGTACACGATGCGGATCGAGGAGGCCGTCCGGCTCGCCAAGGCGATGGAGTCGGAGTCGCTGACCGAGCTGCACATCGTCAACGGCCTGCACCCGACCCTGCCGTGGCGCTACTACCCGCGCTCCCTCAAGGAGCTGAAGGCGGCGCTGCCGAACGTCTCGCTGAAGGCGTTCACCGCCACCGAGATCCACTGGTTCGAGCGGATCAGCGGCCTGAGCGCGAGCGAGATCCTGGACGAGCTGATCGAGGCCGGCCTGGAGTCGCTGACCGGCGGCGGCGCGGAGATCTTCGACTGGGAGGTCCGCCAGCACATCGTCGACCACGACACCCACTGGGAGGACTGGTCGCGGATCCACCGCCTGGCGCACGAGAAGGGCCTGAAGACCCCGGCCACCATGCTCTACGGCCACATCGAGGAGCCCCGGCACCGGGTCGACCACGTGCTGCGGCTGCGCGAGCTGCAGGACGAGACCGGCGGCTTCCAGGTCTTCATCCCGCTGCGCTACCAGCACGACTTCCACGACTCCAAGGACGGCAAGGTCCGCAACCGCCTGATGGCGCGCACCGAGATGGCCACCGGCGCCGAGGCGCTGAAGACCTTCGCGGTGTCCCGGCTGCTGTTCGACAACGTCCCGCACGTCAAGGTCTTCTGGGTGATGCACGGCGTCACCACCGCCCAGCTGGCGCTCAGCCACGGCGCGGACGACATGGACGGCTCGGTGGTCGAGTACAAGATCACCCACGACGCGGACAACTTCGGCACCCCGAACAAGCTGGGCCGCGACGACCTGCTCGGCCTGATCCGGGACGCCGGCTTCCGCCCGGTCGAGCGGAACACCCGCTACGAGATCATCCGCGAGTACGACGGCCCGGACCTGAACCGCCGGGAGACCCCGCAGGCGATGCGCCTCTGA
- a CDS encoding threonine ammonia-lyase — protein MSLVDLEDLRAAQRRIAGTAVRTPLLPCPWAEDGGRRLWLKPEGLQPTGAFKIRGATNRLAALTDEERARGVVAQSSGNHAQAVAYAARRLGIKAVIVMPDTSPAVKIENTRAFGAEVVIVTAEQRDTVPAELAAEHGYVWVPPYDDPYVIAGQGTVGLEIAEDAPDELDTVLVPVSGGGLISGTAAALKLACPGVRVVGVEPELAADAQQSLRAGVRTAWPVADTYRTIADGLRTPSVGVLPFEHLTAYVDDIVTVSEDEIRATVALLARRGRLVAEPSGAVAPAAYFHRAGELGGRVFAAVVSGGNLDPALLADLLAT, from the coding sequence ATGTCCCTGGTCGACCTGGAAGACCTGCGCGCCGCCCAGCGCCGGATCGCCGGCACGGCGGTGCGCACCCCGCTGCTGCCCTGCCCGTGGGCGGAGGACGGCGGGCGGCGGCTCTGGCTGAAGCCGGAGGGCCTCCAGCCGACCGGGGCGTTCAAGATCCGCGGCGCGACGAACCGGCTGGCCGCGCTCACCGACGAGGAGCGGGCCAGGGGCGTGGTCGCCCAGTCCAGCGGCAACCACGCCCAGGCGGTGGCGTACGCGGCGCGGCGGCTCGGGATCAAGGCGGTGATCGTGATGCCCGACACCTCGCCCGCCGTGAAGATCGAGAACACCCGCGCGTTCGGCGCCGAGGTGGTGATCGTGACCGCCGAGCAGCGCGACACCGTCCCGGCCGAGCTGGCCGCCGAGCACGGCTACGTGTGGGTGCCGCCGTACGACGACCCGTACGTCATCGCGGGCCAGGGCACCGTCGGCCTGGAGATCGCCGAGGACGCCCCGGACGAGCTGGACACCGTGCTGGTGCCGGTCTCCGGCGGCGGGCTGATCTCCGGGACGGCCGCCGCGCTCAAGCTGGCCTGCCCGGGCGTCCGGGTGGTCGGCGTGGAGCCGGAGCTGGCGGCCGACGCGCAACAGAGCCTGCGCGCGGGCGTCCGCACCGCCTGGCCGGTCGCCGACACCTACCGGACCATCGCCGACGGCCTGCGCACCCCGTCGGTCGGCGTCCTCCCGTTCGAGCACCTCACCGCCTACGTGGACGACATCGTCACCGTCTCCGAGGACGAGATCCGGGCCACCGTCGCCCTGCTGGCCCGGCGCGGCCGGCTGGTCGCCGAGCCCTCCGGCGCGGTCGCCCCCGCCGCCTACTTCCACCGCGCCGGGGAGCTCGGCGGGAGGGTGTTCGCGGCCGTGGTCAGCGGTGGCAACCTCGACCCCGCCCTGCTGGCCGATCTGCTGGCTACCTAG
- a CDS encoding Lrp/AsnC family transcriptional regulator, which produces MDSVDRQLIQALRENGRASYAELGRLVGLSGPSVTDRINRLEQAGVITGYRATVNPATLGYGVTALIGLQLTDAADHDDVSHRLKDLPEVEDCWFIAGDDSYMLKVRVPDVEGLESVVKRLSGTKGVARTRTTVVLSTKWENRVSELPLHLAE; this is translated from the coding sequence ATGGACTCTGTGGACAGACAGCTCATCCAGGCACTCCGGGAGAACGGCCGCGCCTCGTACGCCGAGCTGGGCCGCCTGGTGGGCCTGTCCGGGCCGAGCGTGACGGACCGGATCAACCGCCTGGAGCAGGCGGGCGTGATCACCGGCTACCGCGCCACGGTCAACCCGGCGACCCTCGGCTACGGGGTGACGGCGCTGATCGGCCTGCAGCTCACCGACGCGGCCGACCACGACGACGTCTCGCACCGGCTGAAGGACCTCCCCGAGGTCGAGGACTGCTGGTTCATCGCGGGCGACGACTCGTACATGCTCAAGGTCCGGGTGCCGGACGTCGAGGGCCTGGAGTCGGTGGTCAAGCGGCTCTCCGGCACCAAGGGGGTGGCCCGCACCCGGACGACGGTGGTGCTGTCCACCAAGTGGGAGAACCGGGTCAGCGAACTCCCGCTGCACCTCGCCGAATAG
- a CDS encoding UbiX family flavin prenyltransferase, whose protein sequence is MSTTREPWVVGVSGASGTPYAASVIRALLAAGEPVDLIVSRAARLTILDETGLSFRDAHWRADLAAWLGTGEEELADVRHWSAGDFAAGPSSGSYPAKGMLVVPATTGAAAGIALGLSKDLLQRTASVTLKERRPLVLCLRETPLTGSTLRHLVALDEQGAVVLPASPGFYAGGSTARELVDFVAGRVLDAVGVPHGLYRRWSGTLGESAGTPENHPRNGPRRGE, encoded by the coding sequence ATGAGCACCACCCGCGAGCCCTGGGTCGTCGGCGTGTCCGGCGCCAGCGGCACCCCGTACGCCGCCTCGGTGATCCGCGCGCTGCTGGCCGCCGGGGAGCCCGTCGACCTGATCGTCAGCCGGGCCGCCCGGCTGACCATCCTGGACGAGACCGGCCTCTCCTTCCGCGACGCGCACTGGCGGGCCGACCTGGCCGCCTGGCTGGGCACCGGCGAGGAGGAGCTGGCCGACGTCCGGCACTGGTCGGCGGGCGACTTCGCGGCCGGCCCGTCCTCCGGCTCCTACCCGGCGAAGGGCATGCTGGTCGTCCCGGCGACCACCGGCGCCGCCGCCGGCATCGCGCTCGGCCTCTCCAAGGACCTGCTCCAGCGCACCGCCTCGGTCACCCTGAAGGAGCGCCGCCCGCTGGTGCTCTGCCTGCGCGAGACCCCGCTGACCGGCAGCACGCTGCGCCACCTGGTGGCGCTGGACGAGCAGGGCGCGGTCGTGCTGCCGGCCTCGCCGGGCTTCTACGCGGGCGGGTCGACCGCCCGCGAGCTGGTCGACTTCGTGGCCGGCCGGGTGCTGGACGCGGTCGGCGTCCCGCACGGGCTGTACCGCCGCTGGTCGGGCACCCTCGGCGAGAGCGCCGGCACGCCGGAGAACCACCCGCGAAACGGACCGCGCCGGGGTGAGTGA
- a CDS encoding cyclase family protein — MAAELVDLTHPVVSGMPVYPGDPEVELRAALTVAGEGVNVLAVHLGSQTGTHVDAPYHLDVRWPTLDGLPLELFTGPAVVVDLRGLPARGEVTEEHLARALAACGPGTVLLLATGWPRYWGTDRYFAHPYLSAGAAAAIVAAGVRTVGIDALSVDPTPDPGPSDPAVASLLAELADEHDPAPEQATLAAHRVLLGPDGGGVIAENLTDLSALLEAQAAGRPVEVSLFPLRLTAADGAPVRAVARLG, encoded by the coding sequence ATGGCAGCCGAGTTGGTGGATCTGACGCATCCGGTGGTGTCCGGGATGCCGGTGTACCCGGGGGATCCCGAGGTGGAGTTGCGGGCGGCGCTCACGGTGGCGGGCGAGGGGGTGAACGTGCTGGCGGTGCACCTGGGGTCGCAGACCGGGACGCACGTGGACGCGCCGTACCACCTGGACGTGCGGTGGCCGACGCTGGACGGGCTGCCGCTGGAGCTGTTCACCGGGCCCGCCGTGGTGGTGGACCTGCGCGGGCTGCCGGCCCGGGGCGAGGTGACGGAGGAGCACCTGGCGCGGGCGCTGGCGGCCTGCGGGCCGGGGACGGTGCTGCTGCTGGCGACCGGCTGGCCGCGCTACTGGGGGACCGACCGGTACTTCGCGCACCCCTACCTCTCGGCCGGGGCGGCCGCGGCCATCGTCGCGGCGGGGGTCCGGACGGTGGGCATCGACGCGCTCTCGGTGGACCCGACGCCCGACCCCGGGCCGTCCGACCCGGCGGTGGCCAGCCTGCTGGCCGAGCTGGCGGACGAGCACGACCCGGCGCCGGAGCAGGCGACGCTGGCGGCGCACCGGGTGCTGCTGGGCCCGGACGGGGGCGGGGTGATCGCGGAGAACCTGACCGACCTGTCGGCGCTGCTGGAGGCGCAGGCGGCCGGGCGGCCGGTGGAGGTCTCGCTGTTCCCACTGCGGCTGACGGCGGCGGACGGGGCGCCGGTGCGGGCGGTGGCGCGGCTCGGATGA